In Acidisarcina polymorpha, the DNA window TTCGATTCCCACAGAATCTTTCCGCAAAGCTGGCCGGATTGATCGCGGACGTGCTGCAGTACGTCTCCACCGAACTCACCCTTGGCGACCGGTTCAATGAGGTCGAAAGGGAATTGAGCGCGCAGCTGATGTTCGAGAGCAAGCTCCAAAGATTCCCCCTGGGCCTGCTGGGAACTCTGTTCTGCCTTTCGCTTGAGACTTTCGATTTGAGTGACAAGTTCTGCGATTTTATTGTCGCGGTCCTGCACCCTCAGGCCGAGATCGGATTGTGCTTCGGCCAGCGCTTTCGTCCGTTCTTCCGACCGCGCCGCCGCAATCCCTTTCTGCAAATTCAGTTCAAGTTCACGCTCTTTGTCCTCGAGCTGCTGCTGCTTTTTCAGTAGCTCCGTTTCCGCTGCCTGGGCCCGCGCCAGTCTGCTGTACAGATCGTGGATTCGTTCTCTCTGGAGAGCGGCAGTTTGCCGCTCCGTACGGAGCTCGTCCTGGACCTGTTGCCGGGCACGGGCGAGCTGCTGTTCCGCGATCTTTTCTCGCGCGCCGGCGAGCTCTTTGGCGATTCCATCCTGCACCGCTGTAACGACTACTTGTTCCTGTTTTCTGGCTGCCTCCTCCAACTCCGCAGCCCTCCGTTCGTTGGCTTCTTGCTGTGCGGCCAAGGACCGTTTCTCCGCCTGAAACGCTTCTCCTGATCGGCGAGCTGCTGTTCATATTGCGCGCGCGTTGCTGCGACCAGGGGAGCGGCCAGCGACTCAGTGAGCGGAATCGACTCACCGCATTTGGGACATGTCAGTGCCGAATCAGTGTTCATTTGCATCTCAGGGGAGCCCTCTAAGCTAGTTTAGCTTCGCTTTCTCTTCTCCCTGCTCTCGAATGCGAAAGGAGGTACCTTGGAAGCAAAGGCAAGGGCCGCTACGCGTCGGTAGAAAGAAGAGCTGACACGCCACCCTCTTCAGAAAAATCCCAGATCAAGGATGGCTAAGGTGCTAATTGTCTCTGACGGAGCTCCATTTGCGTATTATTGCATTCTTTATTCTTGATTCACGAATAAAGAATGCATAATAATAATATAAGTTCATGCTCCACTCATTCGACATTGCATTGTTGCTGAAACTGACGCTTACAGGAGCTGCAGAGTCGTCATTCCAGAAACTTGCTTCGGACCTTCACGTCGCCAGTTCCGAGGTGCACGGGGCGGTTAAGAGAGCCCGGCTGTCTGGGCTGATGCAACACGATGGGCCCAAAAAGGTAAACCGCTCAGCGCTCCTGGAGCTTTTGAGCCATGGTATGAGGTACGTGTATCCGGCGGTACGGGGAGAGCTGACGAGGGGGGTGGCAACTTCTTTCGCAGCCGAGCCATTGCGAAGTGTCATTCGCGATAGCGGAGCTGAATTGCCTGTGTGGCCTTATGTGCTGGGGAAGGTGCGCGGCTATTCCTTTGAGCCACTGTATAAACACGCTGCCCAAGCGGCTCTAGCCGACCCTGCGTTTTACGAGCTCCTTAGCCTTGTCGACGCTTTGCGGGATGGACGAGTTCGCGAGCGAAAGATTGCCCTGGACATGATGAGCGAGAGGTTACTGGAAAATGGCTAGCAATCTGCTCCTGCTAGAGGAAGCCGCTGCAAAGTTGAAACATTTGCTGCCTGAGGTCGTCTTCGTGGGAGGATCGACGCTCGATCTCATCGTGACCGATCAGGGCTCCGCTCCGATTCGATCCACATACGATGTCGACGTGATCGTTGCGGCCGACTACGCCGATTACTCGGCCTTCTGTGATCGATTGCGAGACATTGGCTTTGATAACGACACACGTCCAGGGGCTCCCCTTTGTCGTTTTCTCAACGGCGACCTGATGCTCGATGTCATGTCGACAGAAGAAGGCGCGCTCGGCTTTTCGAACCGTTGGTATGGAGGGGCGATCCAGACTGCGATGCCGGCGTCTCTGCCCAGCGGTAAAGTGATCCGGTTGATTACGGCCCCCTTCTTTCTGGGAACCAAGATGGAGGCGTTCTACGATCGTGGCGAGAACGACTTCTACATGAGCCACGACCTGGAAGACTTCATTGCTGTTGTCGAGGGGAGAGAGCAGTTGCTTGAAGAGCTTGCCGGAGCCCCGGCCGATCTCCGCGAATATTTGGGGGAAGCAATCGGCAAACTTTTAAGGAACGAGCGGTTTCTAGAGGCGCTGCCGGGATATGTTCCGGGTGATTCGATCAGTCAACGCAGAATCCCGATCATCATTGAGCGCTTACGAAAGATGAGCGAATCCTGACGGAGCCCACTTACGGGCACTCAGGTGCGCATAGTTGCCATACCCCGAATCGACAATAATTGATTAAGCTACGCCCTGTTTAGTAGGTATTCGGTGATAATTGCAGCTTCATGGTGTTTTCTCAGGGGAGTCATGCCCGATCTTGTCAAAGTGTTCCTGCTTCCCACTATAGAGTGCCGATCTCTAGATCTACTCGTCAAAAAGCTAAACCAAGCCCAGTCCGTATTCCTTTTCCTTCAAATCAAACCTCCTGGCGATCGACGGTTTCATCCAAAAGCCGTTCATAGATTGAGCGTCACAGAGCACACGCCGAATGGTCATGGAGAACAAGAGATTCTCAACTCCTACATCGGACACCGTGACTGGGCTCAGCAGATGGAGAGCTATCTCTTGGAGAATGGAAAGGTATGTACAGGTCAGGAATTCAATCGCACA includes these proteins:
- a CDS encoding DUF2130 domain-containing protein yields the protein MAAQQEANERRAAELEEAARKQEQVVVTAVQDGIAKELAGAREKIAEQQLARARQQVQDELRTERQTAALQRERIHDLYSRLARAQAAETELLKKQQQLEDKERELELNLQKGIAAARSEERTKALAEAQSDLGLRVQDRDNKIAELVTQIESLKRKAEQSSQQAQGESLELALEHQLRAQFPFDLIEPVAKGEFGGDVLQHVRDQSGQLCGKILWESKRTKAWSDSWLFKLKGDQRAAHADLAVIVSQTMPKDVTHFDHMEGIWVSSLGCILPVANALRVSVIELAGVRRSSEGQQTKAQLIYAYLTGPRFKHRIECIAEKFTEMRGDLDRERKWMNKQWAKRDTELLAVLETTSGMYGDLQGIAGQNLTEIAALEGPMRLELISYIPTL